The DNA segment GATCCGACGCGGGTGTTGAGCTTGTCCAGTTCCATCAGCACCTTTGCCCGGGTGGCTTCGGCGCTTATGCTCATGCATACGCCTACGATCAGAGATGTAGACAGCTCGTAGCCCATCAGCCAGAACGCTGCCGCGCCGACGACCAGCGGAACGAATGCGGCGAACACAGCAATATAGGCGGCCTCTTCCTTTTCCTTGTAAAGCATACGCCAGGAGCTTTCCAGCCCCGCCATGAACATCAGTGCCAGCAGTCCGGCGTCTCCGATCATGGTGATGGTGTGCTCGTGGCCGCCGATGATCCTTTCGCGTATGGGCGGGTAAGCAAGCACCAGCCCCGCTATGATCAAGGCTACAACTGAGGGCAGGCGTATGTGCTCAGCAGCCCATTTGAAAACTGCCGCTAAGGCTATTACCGCAACCAGCGTAAAAGCCAGGTAAAACATAACACCTCATTATTTATTAAGGTTCTCGTACTTTCTTGCCTTCACTATCGTCTTCGCTTTCGACCATGCCGCGACGCTGCAGATACAGAACGACCAGCCAGCAGGCCGCCGCCCATGCGAGCCCAAGCATCCAGCCGCCGAGCACGTCCGTCGGGTAGTGTACGCCGACCAAAACCCGGCTGCAGCCGATCAGGAACGCCATCGTCGCTGCGACCGCGATGGTGTATATCCGCAGGGTGTGCGTCGGCAGTACTCGGCAGACCACCGCGCCGAGCGTGGCGTATACGATGGTCGAGATCGCTGCATGTCCGCTGGGGAAACTGGCGGTGGTGACCTCGGCCAGGTGCGGGACAATGTCCGGGCGGGGCCTGTCGAACAGTCCTTTGAGGGCGAAGACGAGAAATGCTCCGCCGCAGACGGTGATCAGTACGGTCCACATGGCCTTGTGGTTGCCGCTGATGAACAGGTAGCCGCATGTGACAAGCACCACGAGGATCAATACCGTGCTGTTTCCGGTGGCGCTTATGCTCTGTACAGTTTTACGCAGCCAGTCCGGGCCTCGCATCGCGGCAGGGTCCTCGGGGTCGCGGAACGTTTGCAGGATCTTTTCTTCCATGGGCTGCGTGTCCGATTCGTACACTTCGTCAACGACTTCGATAAAACCCCACAAGCCGCCGGCACATATCACCATCGCCGCGAATATCATTATCTCGCTGCCGTACTTATCGAAATATCCCCGCAAGTCGATCATTCCAGCTCCTTATCGTGCTGCTCAATTTCTCTGATAACCCTGCACGGATTGCCTGCTGCGACCACGTTGGCGGGGATGTCCTTCGTTACCACGCTTCCCGCTCCGATGGTCGTGTTGTCGCCGATACGCACACCCGGACATACTATCACACCGCCGCCGATCCAGATATTGCTGCCGATCGTGACCGGCTTTGCGTTTTCCAGGCCCTTCGCCCGTACCTTCGGGTCCGTGGGATGCGTCGCGGAGTAGATATGCACGCCCGGTCCGATCAACGTACCGTCGCCGATCCGGATTTCCATCGAATCGAGGATCGTGCAGTTGAAATTGATGAAAACGCCGTCACCGAGGATGATGTTATAGCCGTAATCGCAGTAGAAGGGCGATTCGACCCAGACATCCTGTCCGCATTCACCGAGCAGTTCCGTCAGGATCTTCGTACGATCCGCCTGAAACGTCCTGCCGATATTGTTGAGCTGCGAAAAAAGCTCGTACGCTCTGCCCCTTTCGGCGACCAGTTCGGCGTCGAACCCGTCGTAAAGATCGCCGGTGAGCATCTTTTCTTTTTCGCTCTTCAAAGCTGCCTCCGATTTCATTGCTGCTGTTAGGTTCAAGTCAGTATGGCCTTTATCATAAGGGATAATGGTAAATTTGACCACCTTGCAAGTTTATTCGACGGCAAAACGCCCTATTTTTGCCTTTGTGCTTGAACAGCACCCCCCGATATGGTGATAATGCAGGCAATAATTACGACAGAACTGATTTCACAGGCGAATATGGGTAAAATAAGAGAAAAATGGTACCGCTCCGGCCTGCATTTCGAGTGCATGGGCTGCGGTTCGTGCTGCGCGGGCCCGGAGGAGGGCTATATATGGATAACCAGACCCGAAATACAGAAGCTGGCGGATTTCCTCGGTGAAAGCGTCGAAACCGTCATGCAGAAATATATCAAGAAGGTTCGCAGCCGGTACAGCATCGTCGAAGACCGCAAAACCAAGGACTGCATCTTCCTGGTCGATACGCCCGAGGGCAGGGGCTGCGCGATATACGACGTGCGGCCGAACCAGTGTCGGACCTGGCCTTTCTGGACGGGTAATCTGCGGTCGTCGGTCGACTGGAACATGGCTGCGATGAGTTGCGGGGGGATCAACCGCGGCCCGCTGTTTACGCTGAACGAGATCGAAGAGAGACGTCTGCAGCAGAAGTGGTGGGGCGATGACGATGCGAAGTGATGTTGTTGCGCAGGTGCGGGAAGTTTACGACTGGCTCGAATTGAAATTGGCGGATCGCAAACCCGTCTGCGGGGCGTGCGGGAACTGCTGTGATTTTGCGGGGTTCGACCATCGGCTGTATGTGACGTTGGCCGAGCTGGAATATTTTCGTGCGGCGATGGGGCCGGACATACTTGAGATGAGCGAGGGCAGGTGTCCGTATCAGCAGGACAGCAAATGCAGCGTTTACGATCACCGGTTCGCGGGGTGCCGCATCTTCAATTGCCGTGGCGACGAGAATTTTCAGAGCGAGCTGAGCGAAGAAACCATCCGCAAATTCAAACGCATCTGCCGGGATACAGGCATGGAATACCTGTACATGGAACTCGGTGCCGCCCTCAAGCTCGCGCAAGAGTAGGCCCCGCCGAACGATATCCGACGGGGCATTTGTTCAGTTATTGATCGATCATCGCCGCGGTTTTCTGGTGCAGATTACAGCTCCGGCGGCAAGGATCACTAACGTCGCCGGCTCGGGGACAACCGAAATGCTCAGGAACGCGTCATCGAGGTACGAATCGAGATTCGACCCCTCATACCGCACGCCGTAGAACTCGTAGATTATCTGTTCGGTCCCGCCCGGCAGCACAGCCGTGCCTTCCTGCAGTTCCCACGGCACCGGCGAATGAAATCCCAGCGAGTCGGAACCGAGCGCGGCACCGGTCTGATCGAGAAAGTACAGCGTGATTTTGCCCGCATCAGCCTGACCGTGCCATCTGGCCTGCCAGCCGCCGTAATTCGCTTCATAGTCGCCTTCTGTGAATGTGCCCAGATCCAGGTCGACTGTCTGGCTCACAGCGCCCGTCGACGTACTGGGGAAGAACACATAGCTGGATCCCGAATGCGGAGCCGGGTCGTTGCTGCGGTTGTCTCCGCCGTTGCTGACCCAGCCGTTAAGCGAATCCTCAAATCCCGGATTGACCAGCAGGTTGGTGTTAAGCACCGTTCCTGCGAGCGCCGCCCCCGGCAGCAGTAATACTGCCAACGAAAGTAATAGTAAATGTTTCATCGTGTCCTCCAATCTCAACAAATCATATTTCAAATACAATCAGAACAGGTCTTTAGTTTGAAAATATCCTGGTGTATTACTTAGCTGATTTGAGTTCCATCGCAAGCTGGTGGTATTTGTGGTGGAACCCTTCGCCAAGCTCGACGAACTCCACGGTATAGAAACCCATGCCAACCTTGTCGAGCTGCTCGGCAGTGAGCGAGTTATGTGCTGCGGGCCAGAGGATGTTATCTTCTTTTTCAATGTGCTTGTACATCAGGTCGGCGAAATCCTGCAGATGCTGTGCGAGCTGTCCGGTC comes from the Anaerohalosphaera lusitana genome and includes:
- a CDS encoding phosphatase PAP2 family protein, with the translated sequence MIDLRGYFDKYGSEIMIFAAMVICAGGLWGFIEVVDEVYESDTQPMEEKILQTFRDPEDPAAMRGPDWLRKTVQSISATGNSTVLILVVLVTCGYLFISGNHKAMWTVLITVCGGAFLVFALKGLFDRPRPDIVPHLAEVTTASFPSGHAAISTIVYATLGAVVCRVLPTHTLRIYTIAVAATMAFLIGCSRVLVGVHYPTDVLGGWMLGLAWAAACWLVVLYLQRRGMVESEDDSEGKKVREP
- a CDS encoding sugar O-acetyltransferase; this encodes MKSEKEKMLTGDLYDGFDAELVAERGRAYELFSQLNNIGRTFQADRTKILTELLGECGQDVWVESPFYCDYGYNIILGDGVFINFNCTILDSMEIRIGDGTLIGPGVHIYSATHPTDPKVRAKGLENAKPVTIGSNIWIGGGVIVCPGVRIGDNTTIGAGSVVTKDIPANVVAAGNPCRVIREIEQHDKELE
- a CDS encoding YkgJ family cysteine cluster protein; this encodes MGKIREKWYRSGLHFECMGCGSCCAGPEEGYIWITRPEIQKLADFLGESVETVMQKYIKKVRSRYSIVEDRKTKDCIFLVDTPEGRGCAIYDVRPNQCRTWPFWTGNLRSSVDWNMAAMSCGGINRGPLFTLNEIEERRLQQKWWGDDDAK
- a CDS encoding YkgJ family cysteine cluster protein; this encodes MRSDVVAQVREVYDWLELKLADRKPVCGACGNCCDFAGFDHRLYVTLAELEYFRAAMGPDILEMSEGRCPYQQDSKCSVYDHRFAGCRIFNCRGDENFQSELSEETIRKFKRICRDTGMEYLYMELGAALKLAQE